The proteins below come from a single Oryzias latipes chromosome 14, ASM223467v1 genomic window:
- the LOC101169800 gene encoding alpha-crystallin B chain, producing MDIPIQYPWYRRALPSRFADLSLAEPLIDWPIMWPFSWSFPWIRPSFMRWVNWPENGHSEMRLEKDRYVIYLDVKHFSPDELSVNVSDEFITVHGKHEGREDDHSFVSREFLRKYRLPFGVTGANVTSNLTFDGVLTITAPRSSQGQERSIPISCDDGTQK from the exons ATGGACATTCCTATTCAGTACCCCTGGTACCGCCGGGCCCTGCCGAGCCGCTTCGCTGACCTCTCCTTGGCAGAACCTCTCATTGACTGGCCAATTATGTGGCCCTTCTCCTGGTCGTTCCCCTGGATACGCCCTTCCTTCATGCGGTGGGTCAACTGGCCAGAGAATGGTCACTCTGag ATGCGCCTGGAGAAGGACCGCTATGTGATTTACCTGGATGTGAAGCACTTCTCCCCTGATGAGCTGTCCGTCAACGTCTCAGACGAATTCATCACCGTTCACGGGAAACACGAAGGCAGAGAG GACGACCACAGCTTCGTGTCCAGAGAGTTCCTGAGAAAGTACAGGCTCCCATTCGGTGTGACAGGAGCCAACGTTACCTCGAACCTCACCTTCGATGGCGTGCTGACCATCACGGCGCCTCGCTCCTCTCAAGGACAGGAACGCAGCATTCCCATCTCCTGTGATGATGGAACACAGAAGTAG